A genomic stretch from Lathyrus oleraceus cultivar Zhongwan6 chromosome 2, CAAS_Psat_ZW6_1.0, whole genome shotgun sequence includes:
- the LOC127122387 gene encoding uncharacterized mitochondrial protein AtMg00810-like, with amino-acid sequence MEYGVYVQHIFEGNMILEYLYVDDILLTGSCEHEIAKFKKVLMNEFEITGLGNMIYFLGMKIMYSAKGIILHQLKYKLGLLKRFDLLNYKAAVTPTKTNHKLDFDLEGDDVDATTFKQLVRSLRCCGCISNCLASEFTA; translated from the exons ATGGAGTATGGAGTTTATGTTCAGCATATTTTTGAAGGTAATATGATCTTGGAATAtctgtatgttgatgacatattaCTAACAGGAAGTTGTGAACACgagatagctaagttcaagaaggtgctgatgaatgagtttgagataaCTGGTCTAGGAAATATGATATATTTTCTAGGGATGAAGATTATGTACTCTGCGAAGGGTATCATTTTGCATCAGCTGAAGTATAAACTTGggcttctgaagagatttgacCTGCTGAATTATAAGGCCGCGGTCACACCTACAAAAACAAATCACAAATTGGACTTTGATCTTGaaggtgatgatgtagatgctacaacttTCAAGCAGTTAGTTAgatctctgag GTGTTGTGGTTGCATATCAAACTGTTTGGCTTCTGAATTTACTGCATGA